The nucleotide sequence ATCATCATAAACTACTTCCAAAGTGTTATTACACGTATGTGGTATGccgtatatatatgcatatacaGTTCTTTATAGTAACCTACATATATGTAGGTGTAGCCATCGCAATATCTAAGTGTAGTATATATTAGGGTATAAGAACGAACTTAGTAGAGTAGTATGAAATTACCTTAAACTTGGTTTAGTTTGGTTGAAACGCGTAATTAATATCTTAGTATGAAACTCCGCAAGGACTGATGATGTAGAGTCTAGAGACATACTTGAGACCATCGCAAACACTATACACTTTCAATGGAATCAGATCTCTCTATGGGCGAGTTTCGACACTAGATCCATAACATTGGGCCATTGTAAGAACCATGTCTTTAAGCAAATATTTGATTTCTCTTGAATTTGCTCATTCAACTGCATATTGTATTTGATTCAAATAGATTGCTCTGATTTTGGTGTTTTATGTGGTTATCAAATGCGTTTATACTCATAAGCGCAGAAGATCAGAAAGCACTGAACAAGACAGAGAAGATTGAATCAAAATAAAGCGAAGCAGTTAATGACAGCATTCAGACAGACAAGAACATGGTCTTCacttataaatcttaaactctattATGTTTTTCAAACAAAAGACCATCCGTGCATCCAAGGCACAACAACACATAGCTTAGTACGGTCCACCGAAACTGCCATCCTCTCACAAAAACTGCTTCAAAGCGCCTGTTACAATTTCATTTACTCAGATAAATCAGTCATAAAGTGGTTAATAACATCAAAATGCCCTTCTATAAGTACAATGGTTAAGTCAATCATACCTCTCCAGAGAATAGGAAGCCATAGATTGGTGCTCAAAACTGGCGCCTTGGAGGCCTAGCCTCAGCTTCAGACACTCTAATCTGCCTCCCGTCCAAATCCTACACAAGTCACATCAAAAGCATATCAAGAGAAGTTTCACTGATCACACTGTAAgtgtcaataataaaaaaagatactTACAGCACCATCCAAGGTTCTGATGGCATTCTGAACCTCTTGAGCAGAGTTGTACGTCACAAACCCAAAACCTTTCGACCTACCACTGTCCCTGTCGTAGATGACTCTAGCCTCAACAACCTTCCCTTGCTCCCCGAACAAACTCTCGAGCGCCATGTCATCAACACCCCACGAGAGGTTACCAACATAAACACGGTTCCCTGAAccagcaccaccaccaccacctccaccagaGCTTCCAAAGCTGCTTCTAGGTCCTCTTGAGAAGGAGTCTTCCCTCTTCGGTGGAGGAGGACCCGCGTTAACTCTCAACGGTCTACCATCCAACTCCTGCAAACAAAACCCAataagaacaacaaaacaacacAAAGGTTCCAACTTTTTGTCTTTAGCAACCACAAGTTTTTGTCTTTAGCAACACAAAGGTTCCGACATAAGTATGTTCTTACATAGCCATTGAACTGCTGTTCAGCTGTCTGAACCTCAGAGGCTGAAGACATAGTCACAAACCCAAAACCTCTGCTTCTCCCTGTCACCTTGTCATAGATAACCtaaacaaagacaacaaaacGAACAATCACTAAAACCAATctcaaacaacaacaaagattcaATCTTTATCTCAT is from Brassica napus cultivar Da-Ae chromosome A4, Da-Ae, whole genome shotgun sequence and encodes:
- the LOC106391506 gene encoding RNA-binding protein CP29B, chloroplastic-like, yielding MAASASSLALSTFTPKSLPFSISRPASVSLLPPSLSFNLHSLSASLSLSISAASSRFVRNVAVTDDFSVEEDGIFADDDAPPPPRREQSFSSDLKLFVGNLPFNVDSAQLAQLFESAGNVEMVEVIYDKVTGRSRGFGFVTMSSASEVQTAEQQFNGYELDGRPLRVNAGPPPPKREDSFSRGPRSSFGSSGGGGGGGAGSGNRVYVGNLSWGVDDMALESLFGEQGKVVEARVIYDRDSGRSKGFGFVTYNSAQEVQNAIRTLDGADLDGRQIRVSEAEARPPRRQF